The following proteins are co-located in the Pseudomonas antarctica genome:
- a CDS encoding inhibitor of vertebrate lysozyme family protein — MTTLSLKAIAAALLLGGSGLVMAANDGQTRANELLSADPQFRETWQGVVKKEERLPEWVMNLSGTAEQMNAVEEDGDKYLVGPLCETADTCLNKRLVVAFSYNKKHAYAMLVQVPAGLPADKSPTRHADYRFLGKPNEGMQKLLMEQLKKDPNWY; from the coding sequence ATGACCACTCTGTCTCTCAAAGCTATAGCTGCCGCCCTGCTCTTGGGCGGCAGCGGTCTGGTAATGGCCGCCAATGACGGTCAGACCCGGGCCAACGAATTGCTGAGCGCCGATCCACAGTTTCGTGAGACCTGGCAAGGCGTTGTGAAGAAAGAAGAGCGTCTGCCGGAATGGGTAATGAACCTCTCCGGTACGGCCGAACAAATGAATGCTGTGGAGGAAGATGGCGACAAGTACCTGGTCGGGCCGCTCTGCGAGACAGCAGACACGTGCCTGAACAAGCGCTTGGTCGTTGCGTTCAGCTACAACAAGAAACATGCCTACGCCATGTTGGTACAGGTCCCGGCAGGTCTGCCGGCAGACAAGTCACCGACACGACACGCCGACTACCGTTTCCTGGGTAAGCCGAATGAAGGCATGCAGAAGCTGCTGATGGAGCAGCTTAAGAAAGATCCGAATTGGTACTAG
- a CDS encoding ABC transporter ATP-binding protein gives MSRLHRAPCEAVIEVRGLCNRFGSQSVHENLDLDLYKGEILAVVGGSGSGKSVLLRSIVGLRRPSEGEIRVFGKNLPSLSEHERSLVERRFGVLFQKGALFSSLTVTENVALPLIEHAGLSRADAEHLAAVKLALAGLPLSAADKYPASLSGGMIKRAALARALALDPDILFLDEPTAGLDPIGAAQFDQLILTLRDALGLSVFLVTHDLDTLYTITDRVAVLAQKKVLVAGAIDVVSETNDAWIHEYFHGPRGRAALVAAQSLNEV, from the coding sequence GTGAGTCGTCTACACCGTGCGCCCTGCGAGGCGGTGATCGAAGTGCGCGGCCTGTGCAACCGCTTTGGCAGCCAGAGCGTGCACGAGAACCTCGATCTGGATTTGTATAAAGGCGAGATCCTCGCGGTGGTCGGCGGCTCCGGCAGCGGCAAGTCCGTGCTGTTGCGCAGCATCGTCGGCCTGCGTCGCCCCAGCGAAGGCGAAATACGGGTGTTCGGCAAGAACCTGCCAAGCCTGTCGGAACATGAACGCTCGTTGGTGGAACGGCGCTTTGGCGTGCTGTTTCAGAAGGGCGCGCTGTTTTCCTCGCTGACGGTCACCGAAAACGTCGCCCTGCCACTGATTGAGCACGCGGGCCTCAGCCGTGCCGACGCCGAACACCTGGCCGCCGTCAAACTGGCATTGGCCGGGCTACCTCTTTCGGCTGCCGACAAGTACCCGGCGTCACTCTCCGGCGGCATGATCAAGCGCGCGGCCTTGGCACGAGCCTTGGCGTTGGACCCGGACATCCTGTTCCTCGACGAACCCACCGCCGGCCTCGATCCGATTGGCGCAGCGCAGTTCGACCAACTGATCCTGACCCTGCGTGATGCGCTGGGCCTGAGCGTATTCCTGGTCACCCACGACCTCGACACGCTGTACACCATCACCGACCGCGTGGCCGTGCTGGCGCAGAAGAAAGTGCTGGTGGCAGGCGCCATCGATGTTGTCTCGGAAACGAACGACGCCTGGATTCACGAATATTTCCACGGCCCCCGTGGCCGCGCGGCATTGGTTGCCGCTCAATCGCTCAACGAGGTATGA
- the algB gene encoding sigma-54-dependent response regulator transcription factor AlgB: MESAKELQGRILLVDDESAILRTFRYCLEDEGYNVATANSAAQADALMQRQVFDLCFLDLRLGEDNGLDVLAQMRIQAPWMRVVIVTAHSAVDTAVDAIQAGAADYLVKPCSPDQLRLATAKQLEVRQLSARLEALEGEVRQPKDGLDSHSPAMMVVLETARQVAGTDANILILGESGTGKGELARAIHGWSKRSKKSCVTINCPSLTAELMESELFGHSRGAFTGASESTLGRVNQADGGTLFLDEIGDFPLTLQPKLLRFIQDKEYERVGDPVTRRADVRILAATNLNLEDMVRDGRFREDLLYRLNVITLHLPPLRERSEDILTLADRFLARFVKEYARPARGFSDSAREALLNYRWPGNIRELRNVVERASIICPQEKVEISHLGMAEQPTNNAPRIGAALSLDELEKAHIGAVLATSDTLDQAARTLGIDASTLYRKRKQYNL; the protein is encoded by the coding sequence ATGGAATCAGCCAAGGAACTTCAAGGCCGCATTCTTTTAGTGGATGACGAATCCGCGATCCTTCGCACCTTCCGTTACTGCCTGGAAGATGAAGGCTACAACGTAGCGACTGCCAACAGCGCCGCACAAGCCGATGCCCTGATGCAACGCCAGGTGTTTGACCTGTGCTTCCTGGATTTGCGTCTGGGTGAAGATAACGGCCTGGATGTATTGGCCCAGATGCGTATCCAGGCGCCGTGGATGCGCGTGGTGATTGTCACCGCGCATTCCGCCGTAGACACCGCAGTCGATGCGATCCAGGCCGGCGCCGCCGACTACTTGGTCAAACCGTGCAGCCCAGACCAATTACGGCTGGCCACCGCCAAGCAGTTGGAAGTGCGCCAACTGTCCGCACGCCTGGAAGCACTGGAAGGCGAAGTACGCCAGCCCAAGGACGGGCTCGACTCCCACAGCCCGGCGATGATGGTGGTACTGGAAACCGCACGCCAAGTCGCGGGCACGGACGCCAATATCCTGATTCTGGGCGAGTCCGGCACCGGTAAAGGTGAGTTGGCGCGGGCCATTCATGGCTGGAGCAAACGTTCGAAAAAATCCTGCGTTACTATCAACTGCCCGTCATTGACGGCGGAATTGATGGAAAGCGAGTTGTTCGGCCACAGCCGCGGCGCGTTTACCGGTGCCAGTGAGAGCACGTTGGGCCGAGTCAACCAGGCCGACGGTGGCACGCTGTTTCTCGACGAAATCGGCGACTTCCCGCTCACCTTGCAGCCAAAATTGCTGCGTTTTATCCAGGACAAGGAATATGAGCGCGTAGGCGACCCGGTCACCCGGCGCGCTGATGTGCGCATCCTGGCGGCCACCAACCTGAACCTGGAAGACATGGTGCGCGACGGCCGCTTCCGGGAAGACTTGCTCTACCGCCTCAATGTCATCACTTTGCACCTGCCGCCGCTGCGTGAACGCAGTGAGGACATCCTGACCCTTGCCGACCGCTTCCTGGCACGCTTCGTCAAGGAATACGCCCGACCGGCACGCGGTTTCAGCGACAGCGCGCGTGAAGCCCTGCTCAACTACCGATGGCCAGGCAATATTCGCGAACTGCGTAACGTGGTGGAACGCGCCAGCATCATCTGCCCACAGGAAAAGGTTGAAATCAGCCACCTTGGGATGGCCGAACAACCGACCAACAATGCCCCGCGTATCGGCGCCGCGCTGAGCCTGGATGAGCTGGAGAAAGCGCATATCGGTGCAGTACTCGCCACCAGCGACACCTTGGATCAAGCGGCCCGCACCCTCGGTATCGACGCGTCGACCCTTTATCGCAAACGTAAACAGTACAATTTATGA
- the gltP gene encoding glutamate/aspartate:proton symporter GltP yields the protein MKKAKLSLAWQILIGLVLGIAIGAVLNHFSAEKAWWISNVLQPAGDIFIRLIKMIVIPIVISSLIVGIAGVGDAKKLGRIGVKTILYFEVVTTIAIVVGLLLANLFHPGAGIDMSTLGTVDISKYTATAAEVQHEHAFIETILNLIPSNIFAAVARGDMLPIIFFSVLFGLGLSSLKPELREPLVTMFQGVSESMFKVTHMIMKYAPIGVFALIAVTVANFGFASLLPLAKLVILVYVAILFFAFAVLGSIARLFGFSIIKLMRIFKDELVLAYSTASSETVLPRVIEKMEAYGAPKAICSFVVPTGYSFNLDGSTLYQSIAAIFIAQLYGIDLSIGQQLMLVLTLMVTSKGIAGVPGVSFVVLLATLGSVGIPLEGLAFIAGVDRVMDMARTALNVIGNALAVLVISRWEGMYDDAKGERYWNSLPHWRSKEALPAGEASRG from the coding sequence ATGAAGAAGGCAAAGCTAAGCCTCGCCTGGCAGATCCTCATCGGTTTGGTGTTGGGGATCGCAATCGGTGCAGTGCTCAACCATTTCAGTGCTGAAAAAGCCTGGTGGATCAGCAATGTGTTGCAGCCAGCGGGCGATATCTTTATTCGTCTGATCAAGATGATCGTGATCCCGATTGTGATTTCCTCGCTGATCGTGGGCATCGCCGGTGTGGGGGACGCGAAGAAGCTCGGCCGAATCGGTGTCAAAACCATCCTTTACTTCGAAGTGGTCACCACCATCGCTATTGTGGTCGGCCTGCTGCTTGCCAACCTGTTCCACCCGGGCGCCGGCATCGACATGAGTACCCTGGGTACCGTCGACATCTCCAAATACACCGCCACCGCCGCCGAAGTACAGCATGAGCATGCGTTCATCGAGACGATCCTCAACCTGATCCCGTCGAACATTTTTGCGGCGGTCGCCCGCGGCGACATGTTGCCGATCATCTTCTTCTCGGTGCTGTTCGGCCTGGGGTTGTCGAGCCTCAAACCTGAGCTGCGCGAGCCGCTGGTGACCATGTTCCAAGGCGTGTCGGAGAGCATGTTCAAAGTCACCCACATGATCATGAAGTACGCCCCGATCGGTGTATTTGCCCTGATCGCGGTGACCGTTGCCAATTTCGGCTTCGCCTCCTTGCTGCCGCTGGCCAAGCTGGTGATCCTGGTTTACGTGGCCATCCTGTTCTTCGCCTTTGCGGTACTGGGCTCGATCGCACGCCTGTTTGGCTTCTCGATCATCAAGTTGATGCGCATCTTCAAAGACGAATTGGTACTGGCCTACTCCACTGCCAGCTCCGAAACCGTGTTGCCTCGCGTGATCGAGAAGATGGAGGCGTACGGTGCGCCAAAGGCCATCTGCAGCTTCGTGGTGCCGACCGGCTACTCGTTTAACCTCGACGGTTCGACCCTGTACCAGAGCATCGCCGCCATCTTTATCGCCCAGCTGTATGGCATCGACCTGTCGATCGGCCAGCAGCTGATGCTGGTGCTGACCCTGATGGTCACCTCCAAAGGTATCGCCGGCGTGCCGGGCGTATCCTTCGTGGTACTGCTGGCCACATTGGGCAGCGTGGGCATTCCGCTGGAAGGCTTGGCGTTCATCGCCGGTGTCGACCGTGTGATGGACATGGCGCGTACCGCACTGAACGTGATCGGTAATGCCTTGGCCGTACTGGTCATCTCCCGTTGGGAAGGCATGTACGATGACGCCAAGGGCGAGCGCTACTGGAACTCCCTGCCACACTGGCGCAGCAAAGAAGCGCTGCCGGCCGGCGAGGCCAGCCGCGGCTGA
- a CDS encoding ABC transporter permease: protein MTTRTTAGAAHLDSSTVPPLLRITGDWTLAHYANLKKLSDKLDGQYDAGARIDLNGLGALDTAGASLLVELLGPDRIEQSAEQTDCSLSAPDRALLKTVYRSLNDFCVPDKAPEETAGIQVLARIGRAVDTVWQDSNQLLGFIGVILETLARGIFRPKRWRITPMVAHIEQTGLDAAPIVALLTFLVGAVVAFLGATVLKSFGATIFTVDLVAFSFLREFGVLLTAILIAGRTASAFTAQIGSMKANEEIDAIHTLGLDPMELLVLPRVMALLVSLPMLTFLAMLSGIIGGGVVCAVALDISPAMFLSLLQSDIGVQHFLVGMVKAPFFAFLIAAIGCLEGFKVSGSAESVGAHTTSSVVQSIFVVIVLDAVAALFFMEMGW, encoded by the coding sequence ATGACCACTCGTACGACGGCCGGCGCAGCCCATCTCGATTCGTCTACCGTTCCCCCGTTACTCAGGATTACAGGGGACTGGACGCTTGCCCACTATGCAAACCTGAAGAAGCTGTCGGACAAACTCGACGGCCAATACGACGCCGGTGCCCGTATTGACCTTAATGGCCTCGGTGCCCTGGACACCGCCGGCGCGTCGCTGTTGGTCGAGTTGCTGGGACCGGACCGCATCGAGCAATCTGCCGAGCAAACCGACTGCAGCCTGTCCGCCCCCGACCGCGCACTGCTCAAGACCGTCTACCGTTCCCTGAATGATTTTTGTGTGCCGGACAAGGCGCCCGAAGAAACCGCCGGTATCCAGGTGCTGGCACGCATCGGCCGCGCGGTGGACACCGTCTGGCAGGACAGCAATCAGCTGCTCGGCTTTATCGGGGTGATCCTCGAAACCCTCGCTCGCGGCATCTTCCGCCCCAAGCGCTGGCGCATCACGCCGATGGTCGCGCATATCGAACAAACCGGCCTCGACGCCGCGCCCATCGTGGCGCTACTGACGTTTCTGGTCGGCGCGGTAGTCGCGTTTCTCGGCGCCACAGTACTCAAGAGTTTCGGCGCGACCATTTTCACCGTGGACTTGGTGGCGTTTTCTTTCCTACGTGAATTTGGCGTATTGCTCACCGCCATCCTGATCGCCGGTCGTACCGCCAGCGCCTTTACCGCGCAAATCGGCTCAATGAAAGCCAACGAAGAAATCGACGCCATCCATACCCTGGGCCTGGACCCGATGGAGTTGCTGGTTCTGCCACGCGTGATGGCGCTGCTGGTGTCGCTGCCGATGCTGACCTTCCTGGCGATGCTCTCGGGGATTATCGGCGGCGGTGTGGTGTGCGCTGTCGCGCTGGATATTTCGCCGGCCATGTTTCTCTCGCTGTTGCAATCGGACATCGGCGTACAGCATTTCCTGGTGGGCATGGTGAAAGCCCCCTTCTTCGCCTTCTTGATCGCGGCGATTGGCTGCCTCGAAGGCTTCAAAGTCAGCGGCAGTGCCGAGTCGGTCGGCGCCCACACCACTTCCAGCGTGGTGCAATCGATCTTTGTGGTGATTGTGCTGGATGCGGTCGCCGCGCTGTTCTTCATGGAGATGGGCTGGTGA
- a CDS encoding ABC-type transport auxiliary lipoprotein family protein, whose product MKRAYQMIAPLALALISACSILPKPDPSDVYRLASAQTSSQGTPVSWSLRVSKPQSSEFLDSPRIAVVPNGDLISSYANSRWSDPTPVLLRNRFMDGFQRDGRVTLLSTDETNLQADYELGGQLQAFQSEYRGNQVDVVIRLDARLVRGSDQRIIASRRFEVRQAASDTKVPAVVAAFGQAGDQLNKQVVDWVVQQGNTAAKR is encoded by the coding sequence ATGAAGCGTGCTTACCAAATGATCGCCCCTCTGGCCCTGGCCCTCATCAGCGCGTGCTCGATCTTGCCCAAGCCGGACCCGTCGGACGTATACCGCCTGGCTTCAGCACAAACGAGCAGCCAAGGCACGCCGGTCAGTTGGTCGCTGCGCGTGTCAAAGCCGCAGAGCAGCGAGTTTCTCGACAGCCCGCGCATTGCCGTGGTGCCCAACGGTGACCTGATCAGCAGCTATGCGAACTCACGCTGGAGCGACCCGACCCCGGTGTTGCTGCGCAATCGATTCATGGACGGTTTCCAGCGCGATGGGCGGGTAACGCTGCTGAGCACCGACGAGACCAACCTGCAGGCCGACTACGAGCTGGGCGGCCAGTTGCAGGCGTTTCAGAGTGAATACAGGGGTAATCAGGTGGACGTGGTGATTCGACTTGACGCGCGATTGGTGCGCGGGAGTGATCAGCGGATTATTGCCAGCCGCCGCTTTGAGGTGAGGCAGGCTGCGAGTGATACCAAGGTGCCGGCGGTGGTGGCAGCGTTTGGGCAGGCGGGGGATCAGTTGAATAAGCAGGTGGTGGATTGGGTGGTGCAGCAGGGCAATACTGCTGCGAAACGCTGA
- a CDS encoding DUF5924 family protein: protein MPNLPPLIQRILVLIKRYPGVIALGGFISGVCSFILVDRQQGMASWIAVIMLVSWLWLMLENSFTQLFAKVFKREIPEPLLRYATQMIHQESLFFVLPFFFVTTSWNSGQSIFTGLLGAAALVSITDPLYYKWLAPKRSLFLALHTLTLFAALLTALPIILHLTTAESYKLALGVAMALSIPSLAASLPLRSIKGWAMLLGVTAAIGCAGWFLRSWVPPATLWMTEVAISTQLQDRTPGDDLKEVSAAQLRSGGLYAYTAINAPRGLDERIYHVWKFNGQEVDRIALDIHGGRKEGYRAWTHKQNFPADSIGRWQVRVLTEDGQVIGVLRFKVTDTAQTDTPK from the coding sequence ATGCCAAACCTGCCGCCCCTAATCCAGCGCATCCTCGTACTGATCAAGCGCTATCCAGGGGTGATCGCACTCGGCGGTTTTATCTCGGGTGTGTGCAGCTTCATTCTGGTGGATCGTCAGCAAGGCATGGCCAGTTGGATCGCGGTGATCATGCTGGTGAGCTGGCTGTGGCTGATGCTGGAAAACAGCTTTACCCAACTGTTCGCCAAAGTCTTCAAGCGCGAAATCCCCGAACCGCTGCTGCGCTATGCCACCCAGATGATCCACCAGGAAAGTCTGTTTTTTGTGTTGCCGTTCTTTTTCGTCACAACCAGCTGGAACAGTGGCCAATCGATTTTCACCGGCCTGCTCGGTGCGGCGGCACTCGTGTCGATTACCGACCCGCTGTACTACAAGTGGCTGGCGCCCAAACGCTCGCTGTTCCTGGCGCTGCACACCCTGACTCTGTTCGCCGCGCTGCTCACCGCGCTGCCGATCATCCTGCACCTGACCACCGCCGAGAGTTACAAGCTCGCGCTGGGCGTCGCCATGGCATTGTCGATTCCAAGCCTGGCCGCAAGCCTGCCGCTGCGCAGTATCAAAGGCTGGGCGATGCTGCTGGGAGTCACGGCCGCCATTGGCTGCGCCGGTTGGTTCCTGCGCAGCTGGGTACCGCCGGCAACGTTATGGATGACCGAAGTCGCGATCAGCACCCAGCTGCAAGACCGCACGCCGGGCGACGACCTCAAGGAAGTCAGCGCCGCCCAACTGCGCAGTGGCGGGCTGTACGCCTATACCGCGATCAACGCACCGCGCGGGCTGGATGAGCGGATTTACCATGTGTGGAAATTCAACGGCCAAGAGGTCGACCGCATCGCCCTGGATATCCACGGTGGCCGCAAGGAAGGCTACCGCGCCTGGACCCACAAGCAGAACTTCCCGGCCGATTCGATAGGGCGCTGGCAGGTGCGGGTGTTGACGGAAGACGGGCAGGTCATCGGTGTGCTGCGCTTCAAAGTCACTGACACAGCACAAACGGACACGCCAAAGTAG
- a CDS encoding DUF1328 domain-containing protein, with the protein MLSWAITFLIIAIVAAVLGFGGIAGTATGIAKILFVVFLVMFIASFFFGRRGRG; encoded by the coding sequence ATGTTGAGTTGGGCAATCACATTTCTGATCATCGCCATTGTGGCTGCAGTCCTGGGCTTCGGTGGCATCGCGGGCACTGCCACGGGTATCGCAAAAATTCTGTTTGTGGTCTTCCTGGTGATGTTCATCGCTTCGTTCTTCTTTGGTCGTCGCGGCCGAGGCTGA
- a CDS encoding MlaD family protein yields METRAHHVMIGLFSVIVVVGAMLFGLWLAKSSVDSAFQEYEVVFNEAVSGLSQGSSVQYSGIKVGDVTSLRLDPKDPRRVLARIRLAGQTPIKEDTQAKLALTGITGTSIIQLSGGTPQSPELKGKDGNLPEIIASPSPIARLLNNSNDLMTSINLLLHNANHMFSRENVERLSNTLDNLQQTTGAIAEQRGDIKVVMQQLMQVSKQATAALEQTTVLMRNANGLLNEQGKQAFGSAEQAMKSLEQSTATINTLLTNNKDSVNSGMQGLNELAPAVRELRETLGSLRAISRRLEANPSGYLLGSDKNKEFTP; encoded by the coding sequence ATGGAAACCCGAGCCCATCATGTGATGATCGGTCTGTTTAGCGTGATCGTGGTGGTCGGCGCAATGCTGTTCGGCCTGTGGCTGGCCAAGTCCAGCGTCGACAGCGCCTTCCAGGAATATGAGGTGGTGTTCAACGAGGCGGTCAGCGGCCTGTCCCAGGGCAGCTCGGTGCAATACAGCGGGATCAAGGTGGGCGACGTCACCAGCCTGCGTCTGGACCCGAAAGACCCGCGCCGTGTTCTCGCACGCATTCGCCTGGCCGGGCAAACGCCGATCAAGGAAGACACCCAGGCCAAACTGGCACTGACCGGTATCACCGGCACCTCGATTATCCAGCTCAGCGGCGGTACCCCGCAAAGCCCCGAACTCAAGGGCAAGGACGGCAACCTGCCGGAAATCATCGCGTCGCCATCGCCGATCGCGCGCCTGCTCAATAACAGCAACGACCTGATGACCAGCATCAACCTGCTGCTGCACAACGCCAACCACATGTTCTCCCGGGAGAACGTCGAGCGCCTGAGCAATACGCTGGACAACCTGCAGCAGACCACCGGCGCCATCGCTGAACAGCGCGGCGATATAAAGGTGGTGATGCAGCAACTGATGCAAGTGAGCAAACAGGCGACTGCCGCGCTGGAGCAAACCACCGTGCTGATGCGCAATGCCAATGGCCTGCTCAACGAGCAAGGCAAGCAGGCCTTCGGCAGCGCCGAGCAGGCAATGAAGTCCCTGGAGCAAAGCACCGCGACCATCAACACCTTGCTGACCAACAACAAGGACTCGGTGAACAGCGGCATGCAGGGCCTCAACGAATTGGCACCCGCCGTGCGCGAACTGCGCGAAACCTTGGGTTCGCTGCGCGCCATCTCCCGCCGCCTCGAAGCCAACCCCAGCGGTTACCTGCTGGGCAGCGACAAGAACAAGGAGTTCACGCCATGA
- a CDS encoding M16 family metallopeptidase has product MRRLLFACLLLGSAHAFAFDRLQVEGYTLPNGLQLLLKPGTERGHVAIRLVVGVGLDDFRCDEKELPHLLEHLLFSGIDGGGEGDLEDRMQALGGEWNAYTSNADTTFVIEAPAQNQRKVLDLLLAIITRTELSDANIKAAKQVVEREDGGHYSHLQRLLDRQDLGHTASNQLAVELGLKCAERAQVDHLTRDQLESLRKNWYAPNNMTLIIVGDLDKLLPAYLERTYGQLDPVEPSEHLPLPEIQQAAASHRDLVHGWVGDSAKLHWLFPEPVLDDQHDETYDLLKDYLDWALYRQLRLKHGLSYGPWSEREVLGGVGFLSLNADLERDNLPEAEQVLQNLKAQLLKDGLDPTTFARLQQAAIARQAWAVQGNSALADYYWSASGDYNNGHFSDPVKRIKAVTLAQTNQAMRQVFDQPGYWRVEKPLVSYDTLAWIGVGALALIASGLIGVRLYRKRIA; this is encoded by the coding sequence ATGCGTCGCCTGTTATTCGCCTGCCTGTTGTTGGGCTCTGCACACGCCTTCGCCTTTGATCGTCTGCAAGTCGAGGGCTACACCCTGCCCAACGGCCTGCAATTGCTGCTCAAACCGGGCACCGAGCGCGGGCATGTGGCCATCCGCCTGGTCGTAGGCGTGGGCCTGGATGATTTCCGTTGTGATGAAAAGGAGCTGCCGCACCTGCTCGAACACCTATTGTTCAGCGGCATCGACGGCGGCGGCGAAGGCGACCTGGAAGACCGCATGCAAGCCCTCGGCGGCGAGTGGAACGCCTACACCAGCAACGCCGACACCACCTTTGTGATCGAAGCGCCCGCACAAAACCAGCGCAAGGTGCTGGACTTGCTACTCGCGATCATCACCCGCACTGAACTGTCCGATGCCAACATCAAAGCGGCCAAGCAGGTGGTCGAACGCGAAGATGGCGGCCACTACTCACACCTGCAACGCCTGCTCGACCGCCAGGACCTTGGCCACACCGCCAGCAACCAACTGGCCGTCGAACTGGGGCTCAAATGCGCCGAACGTGCGCAAGTCGACCACTTGACCCGCGATCAATTGGAGTCCCTGCGCAAAAATTGGTACGCGCCCAACAACATGACCCTGATCATCGTCGGCGACCTCGACAAACTGCTGCCGGCCTACCTGGAACGCACCTATGGCCAACTCGACCCGGTCGAGCCGAGTGAGCATCTGCCGCTCCCGGAAATCCAGCAGGCCGCCGCCAGCCACCGGGATCTTGTCCACGGCTGGGTCGGTGACAGTGCCAAGCTGCACTGGCTGTTCCCCGAACCGGTACTCGACGATCAACATGATGAAACCTACGACTTGCTCAAGGACTACCTGGACTGGGCGCTCTACCGTCAACTGCGCCTCAAGCACGGTTTATCCTACGGTCCGTGGAGCGAGCGAGAAGTGCTCGGCGGCGTCGGTTTCCTGAGCCTGAATGCCGACCTTGAGCGGGACAACCTGCCCGAAGCCGAACAGGTGCTCCAAAATCTCAAGGCGCAACTGCTCAAAGACGGCCTCGACCCGACGACATTCGCCCGCCTGCAGCAAGCCGCCATCGCCCGCCAGGCCTGGGCAGTGCAAGGCAACAGCGCCCTGGCCGACTATTACTGGAGTGCCTCGGGCGACTACAACAACGGCCATTTCAGTGACCCGGTGAAGCGCATCAAGGCCGTGACCCTGGCACAGACCAATCAGGCGATGCGCCAGGTGTTCGACCAACCGGGCTATTGGCGGGTGGAAAAACCGCTGGTGAGCTATGACACCCTGGCCTGGATCGGCGTCGGTGCGCTTGCGCTGATCGCCAGCGGGTTGATCGGCGTTCGGCTTTATCGCAAACGGATCGCGTAA
- a CDS encoding nucleoside recognition domain-containing protein yields the protein MLNGLWLGFFVVAMVSALVQWLVGGNAGIFAAMVESIFAMAKLSVEVMVLLFGTLTLWLGFLRIAEKAGIVDWLARALGPLFRRLMPEVPAGHPAIGLITLNFAANGLGLDNAATPIGLKAMKALQELNPIPNVASNAQILFLVLNASSLTLLPVTIFMYRAQQGAADPTLVFLPILLATSASTLVGLLSVAVMQRLRLWDPVVLAYLIPGALVLGGFMALLATLSATALAGLSSILGNLTLFGLIMLFLVIGALRKVKVYEAFVEGAKEGFDVAKNLLPYLVAMLCAVGVLRASGALDFGLEGIRHVVAWSGMDTRFVDALPTAMVKPFSGSAARALLIETMQTKGVDSFPALVAATIQGSTETTFYVLAVYFGSVGIQRARHAVGCALLAEFAGVVAAISVCYWFFG from the coding sequence ATGCTCAATGGCCTGTGGCTTGGCTTCTTTGTCGTGGCAATGGTGTCAGCACTGGTGCAGTGGCTGGTTGGCGGTAATGCCGGGATTTTTGCGGCGATGGTCGAAAGCATTTTCGCCATGGCCAAATTGTCGGTGGAAGTGATGGTGCTGCTGTTCGGCACCCTGACCTTATGGCTGGGCTTTTTGCGTATCGCCGAAAAGGCCGGGATCGTCGATTGGCTGGCCAGGGCCCTCGGGCCGCTGTTTCGCCGCCTGATGCCTGAGGTGCCCGCTGGCCACCCGGCTATCGGCTTGATCACCCTCAACTTCGCCGCCAACGGTCTGGGCCTGGACAACGCCGCTACGCCTATCGGCCTGAAAGCCATGAAGGCGTTGCAGGAACTCAACCCGATCCCGAACGTTGCGAGCAACGCGCAGATTCTGTTCCTGGTGCTTAACGCCTCCTCGCTGACGCTGTTGCCGGTGACGATCTTCATGTACCGCGCCCAGCAAGGTGCTGCGGACCCGACGTTAGTGTTCCTGCCGATCCTGTTGGCGACCAGTGCCTCGACCTTGGTCGGCCTGCTCTCGGTGGCGGTGATGCAACGCCTGCGCCTGTGGGACCCGGTGGTGCTGGCCTACCTGATTCCCGGCGCACTGGTGCTGGGCGGCTTTATGGCGCTGCTGGCGACCCTGTCCGCCACGGCCCTGGCCGGCCTTTCTTCGATACTCGGCAACCTCACGCTGTTTGGGTTGATCATGCTGTTCCTGGTGATCGGCGCACTGCGCAAGGTGAAGGTCTACGAGGCCTTTGTCGAAGGCGCCAAAGAGGGCTTCGACGTTGCCAAGAACCTGCTGCCGTACCTGGTGGCGATGCTGTGTGCCGTGGGTGTGTTGCGCGCCTCCGGGGCGTTGGATTTCGGCCTGGAGGGGATTCGCCATGTGGTGGCCTGGAGCGGGATGGACACGCGCTTTGTCGACGCGCTGCCGACTGCGATGGTCAAGCCGTTTTCCGGCAGTGCCGCACGGGCGCTGTTGATCGAGACCATGCAAACCAAGGGCGTGGACAGCTTCCCGGCACTGGTGGCGGCGACGATTCAAGGCAGTACGGAAACCACCTTTTATGTGTTGGCAGTGTACTTCGGTTCGGTGGGGATACAGCGGGCGCGGCATGCGGTGGGGTGTGCGTTGCTGGCGGAGTTTGCTGGCGTCGTGGCGGCGATTTCGGTGTGCTACTGGTTCTTTGGTTAA